One Clostridium sp. CM027 genomic window carries:
- a CDS encoding IS1182 family transposase, giving the protein MINEKNFTQQKLEMVYLEDLVPKDHILRNIDKYMDFSFIRELTKKYYCLDNGRPGVDPIILFKMLFIGYLFGIKSERQLVKDIEVNVAYRWFLGLSLTDPIPDHSTISQNRRRRFKGTDVFQKIFDEVVFKAINLKMVTGKILYTDSTHLKANANKRKLVKIEVEKTPKEYVAELNKAVEEDRINHGKKPLKEKEPVTKIKETKVSTTDPDSGYMMRDGKPEGFSYLDHRTVDSRHNIITDVYVTPGNINDVDPYIDRLDVQIKKFNFNTKYVGADAGYATNLICKELYERELKSVMGYRRSPHTKGMYTKNKFQYVKEQDIYVCPDLRALHYKTTTREGYKEYVGNAKYCEICPNRAQCFSAKSKFKTIRRHVWETYKEDVVKFTRTDKGRNIYRRRKETIERSFADSKQLHGLRYCHMRGLENVQEQCLLTAAVQNMKKIASLLSLLFFDFLTKKIVVILNLSITQSAIA; this is encoded by the coding sequence ATGATTAATGAAAAGAACTTCACACAACAAAAACTAGAAATGGTGTATTTAGAAGATTTAGTTCCTAAAGACCATATTCTGAGAAATATAGATAAATACATGGATTTCTCTTTTATAAGAGAACTGACTAAAAAATATTACTGCTTAGATAATGGAAGACCTGGCGTAGATCCTATTATACTTTTTAAAATGCTGTTTATTGGGTACTTATTTGGAATAAAATCTGAACGACAACTTGTAAAGGACATTGAAGTAAATGTGGCTTATAGATGGTTTCTAGGACTAAGTCTTACTGATCCTATTCCAGATCATTCAACAATTAGCCAAAATAGACGTAGACGGTTTAAAGGTACAGATGTGTTTCAAAAAATATTTGACGAAGTAGTATTTAAGGCTATAAATCTTAAGATGGTAACCGGTAAAATACTTTACACAGATTCTACACACCTAAAAGCAAATGCTAATAAGCGAAAGCTTGTGAAAATTGAAGTTGAAAAAACGCCGAAAGAATATGTAGCTGAACTTAATAAAGCAGTGGAAGAAGATAGAATAAACCATGGTAAAAAACCTTTAAAGGAAAAAGAACCTGTTACCAAAATAAAAGAAACTAAAGTTAGCACAACCGACCCCGACAGTGGATATATGATGAGAGATGGCAAGCCGGAAGGCTTCTCATATTTAGATCACAGAACTGTCGATAGCAGACATAATATAATTACTGATGTGTATGTTACTCCTGGAAACATAAATGATGTTGATCCTTATATCGATAGATTAGATGTGCAAATAAAAAAGTTTAATTTTAATACAAAATATGTTGGTGCAGATGCTGGTTATGCTACAAATCTTATATGTAAAGAACTATATGAGAGGGAATTAAAATCTGTAATGGGATACCGTAGGTCTCCACATACAAAAGGAATGTACACAAAAAATAAATTCCAATATGTTAAAGAACAGGACATTTACGTATGCCCTGACTTAAGGGCTTTACATTATAAAACGACAACAAGAGAAGGATATAAAGAATATGTTGGTAATGCAAAATATTGCGAGATATGTCCAAATAGAGCTCAATGCTTTTCTGCAAAAAGCAAGTTTAAAACTATTAGAAGACATGTTTGGGAAACGTATAAAGAAGATGTTGTAAAGTTCACCAGAACAGATAAAGGCAGAAATATATATAGAAGAAGAAAAGAAACTATAGAGCGAAGCTTCGCAGATTCAAAACAACTGCATGGGCTTCGCTATTGCCATATGCGTGGATTAGAAAATGTGCAAGAGCAGTGTCTGCTTACAGCAGCAGTGCAGAATATGAAAAAGATAGCTAGCCTGCTATCTTTACTGTTTTTTGATTTTCTAACTAAGAAGATAGTTGTTATTTTAAATTTATCCATAACTCAAAGCGCTATCGCATAA
- a CDS encoding CoA-binding protein yields MDASQFLNYKNWVVVGDVLNPSKYAYKILNSLKKHGFNVVGVNPSIENEGIYTTLSDIPYKVEVLDLCINPYKGIKILHEAHDLKIDKVLIQPGAESPEIINFCKSSGMQVIDGCALVELSKI; encoded by the coding sequence TTGGATGCTAGTCAATTTTTAAATTATAAAAACTGGGTTGTAGTTGGGGATGTATTAAACCCTTCCAAATATGCTTATAAAATATTGAATTCCTTAAAAAAACATGGATTTAACGTAGTGGGGGTAAATCCATCTATTGAAAATGAGGGGATTTATACCACCCTAAGTGATATACCCTACAAGGTAGAAGTTTTAGATTTATGCATTAATCCATATAAAGGTATTAAAATTCTTCATGAAGCCCATGATTTAAAAATAGATAAAGTCCTTATTCAACCAGGAGCTGAAAGCCCTGAAATAATTAATTTTTGTAAATCAAGTGGAATGCAAGTAATAGATGGATGTGCCTTAGTAGAATTATCAAAAATATAA
- a CDS encoding thioesterase family protein, with product MEFNFNKDLKFTMEQTINSSDTAISYGSGSLDVYATPAMTALMENAATNCVQRNLPDGFTTVGIEISVKHIKATPVGVKVRAEALLSKAEGKKLFFKVEAYDDMGKIGEGIHIRYIVNSEEFMKKTAR from the coding sequence TTGGAATTCAATTTTAATAAAGACTTGAAATTTACTATGGAGCAGACTATTAACAGCAGTGACACCGCGATTTCTTATGGATCTGGAAGTCTAGATGTTTATGCTACTCCAGCTATGACAGCGCTTATGGAGAATGCAGCAACAAATTGTGTTCAACGAAATTTACCTGATGGGTTCACAACCGTCGGTATAGAGATTAGTGTTAAACACATAAAGGCAACACCTGTTGGCGTTAAGGTTAGAGCTGAAGCCTTATTATCAAAGGCAGAAGGCAAAAAATTGTTCTTTAAGGTGGAAGCCTATGATGACATGGGTAAAATAGGTGAAGGAATTCATATAAGGTACATAGTAAATTCTGAAGAATTCATGAAAAAAACAGCACGTTAA
- a CDS encoding ribonuclease J yields the protein MKNEESIKVIPLGGLGEIGKNITAFEYANEIIVIDCGIAFPDEEMYGVDLVIPDITYLKNNAEKVKGIFLTHGHEDHIGSLPYILKQLNVPIYGTRLTLGLIENKLKEHNILSNCELHNVNAGETIELQNLKVEFIRVTHSIADSCAIAIHSPLGVILHTGDFKIDYTPIDGLVMDLERISNLGKEGVLLLMADSTNVEREGHTISEKTIGKTLTRIISNAEGRVIVATFASNIHRIQQIVDASVKHGRKIVFSGRSMDNISQVAIELGYLHVPEGYIIGIDDMQNYHNKNITIITTGSQGEPMAGLARMAFATHRKITLEPEDLFVISASPIPGNEKLISRVINELFKKGAEVIYEDLEEVHVSGHAYQEELKLIHALVHPKYFMPVHGEYRHLSHHAKLAQELGMQGKDIFTMETGQVLELTKDEAKVTGRVHTGSVFVDGLGVGDVGSIVLRDRKHLAEDGMLTVVVTLERESYSIIAGPDIITRGFIYAKESDELISEVKEIVRVELNKCLDKKIIEWYVLKSNIKKSTERYLYEKTKRRPIILPIIMEI from the coding sequence GTGAAAAACGAGGAAAGTATAAAGGTTATTCCTTTAGGAGGCCTTGGAGAAATAGGTAAGAATATAACAGCTTTTGAATATGCGAATGAAATCATTGTTATAGACTGTGGTATAGCCTTTCCTGATGAGGAAATGTATGGTGTAGATTTAGTAATTCCAGATATAACTTATTTAAAAAATAATGCAGAAAAAGTAAAAGGTATTTTTTTAACTCATGGACATGAAGATCATATAGGGTCGCTTCCGTACATTCTAAAACAATTGAATGTACCTATTTATGGTACTAGGTTAACGTTAGGGCTAATTGAAAATAAACTAAAGGAGCACAATATATTATCTAATTGTGAACTTCACAATGTAAATGCTGGAGAAACAATAGAACTACAAAATCTTAAAGTTGAATTCATAAGGGTTACTCACAGCATAGCAGACTCCTGTGCTATTGCCATCCACTCACCACTAGGTGTTATATTACATACTGGTGATTTCAAAATTGATTATACCCCTATTGATGGATTGGTCATGGATCTTGAACGTATCTCAAATTTAGGTAAAGAGGGCGTGCTACTTCTTATGGCGGATAGCACGAATGTGGAACGTGAAGGGCATACAATTTCTGAAAAAACTATAGGGAAGACTCTAACTAGAATAATTTCTAATGCAGAGGGAAGGGTTATTGTAGCTACATTTGCTTCAAATATTCACAGAATACAGCAGATCGTAGACGCCTCTGTGAAACATGGTAGAAAAATTGTTTTTAGTGGGAGGAGTATGGACAATATCTCACAAGTAGCTATTGAACTTGGATATCTCCATGTACCAGAAGGTTACATTATAGGTATAGATGATATGCAAAATTACCACAATAAAAATATTACAATAATAACTACCGGAAGTCAGGGCGAACCTATGGCAGGACTTGCTAGAATGGCTTTTGCTACTCATAGGAAAATCACCCTTGAACCAGAGGATTTATTTGTTATTTCTGCATCCCCAATTCCAGGCAATGAGAAACTTATATCTAGAGTAATCAATGAGCTATTCAAAAAAGGGGCAGAGGTAATTTATGAGGATTTAGAAGAAGTGCATGTATCCGGTCACGCATATCAAGAAGAATTGAAATTAATTCACGCATTAGTTCATCCTAAATATTTTATGCCAGTTCATGGTGAATACAGACATTTAAGTCACCATGCTAAGTTAGCACAAGAATTAGGTATGCAAGGCAAAGATATATTTACTATGGAAACAGGGCAGGTTTTAGAACTTACAAAGGATGAAGCTAAAGTAACAGGACGGGTACACACTGGATCTGTATTTGTAGATGGACTTGGTGTTGGGGATGTTGGAAGCATAGTGCTTAGAGATAGAAAGCACTTAGCAGAAGATGGCATGCTCACTGTTGTGGTTACTTTAGAACGCGAATCTTATAGTATTATTGCGGGACCAGACATAATAACTCGCGGATTTATATATGCAAAGGAATCGGATGAATTAATTAGTGAAGTAAAAGAAATTGTTAGGGTTGAGCTTAATAAGTGCTTAGACAAGAAAATTATTGAATGGTATGTATTAAAATCTAATATAAAAAAATCCACAGAGCGATATTTGTATGAAAAAACAAAGCGTAGGCCAATTATTCTTCCAATTATTATGGAGATTTAA
- a CDS encoding DUF3842 family protein, whose protein sequence is MKIAVIDAQGAGLGQTIIKKIRKEIGLDIYIVALGTNTFACSNMVRAGANIGISGEESICSFCKKNKIDSIIGPIGIICSGGINGEITPMIATSIFNMDCTKYILPLQKHGIYIPGTRTMQIKDIIEEIVLDIKSNIKL, encoded by the coding sequence ATGAAAATAGCTGTAATAGACGCACAAGGGGCAGGTCTTGGTCAAACAATCATAAAAAAAATTCGTAAAGAGATTGGCCTAGATATCTATATTGTTGCACTTGGTACAAATACATTTGCTTGTTCAAATATGGTAAGAGCTGGTGCAAATATTGGTATAAGTGGAGAGGAATCAATTTGCTCATTTTGCAAGAAAAATAAAATTGATAGCATAATCGGTCCAATTGGAATAATATGTAGTGGTGGCATTAACGGTGAAATTACCCCCATGATTGCCACGTCAATATTTAATATGGATTGTACTAAATATATACTTCCACTACAAAAACATGGTATTTATATACCCGGCACAAGGACTATGCAAATCAAGGATATAATTGAAGAGATTGTACTTGATATAAAAAGTAATATAAAGCTATAG
- the citF gene encoding citrate lyase subunit alpha — MKNSIGRDIPENIIKDRMLYQGEFSMDSSIVKTGPKVKPVKPCESKLLNNIEEAILKCGLKDGMTISFHHHFREGDYVLNMVVDTIAKLGIKNLTLASSSLSSVHRSLVKHIKNGVISRISTSGLRGELAEEISKGLMNEPVIIRSHGGRARAIEDGEIKIDVAFLGAPSSDEYGNASGSRGIANCGSVGYAKMDAIYADKVVIITDFLVCFPNMPASILQTNVDYVVKIDKIGDPAGIASCATRYTKNPKELLIAEYASKVITESEYFKEGFSFQTGTGGSALAVSRFLRDKMIEKGIKSSFALGGITKPIVEMHEEGLIKHIFDVQGFDLSAVQSIDKNPMHHEIDASFYANPHNKGCIANKLDVVVLSALEIDTDFNVNVMTGSDGILRGASGGHSDTAACAKLTVIVSPLIRGRIPCVVDSVNTVITPGESIDVLITEIGIAINPRRVDLIEKFKCINVPIYTIEELKKKVECIVGVPEKIQYDDEVVAIVEYRDGKVIDVVRKIKE; from the coding sequence ATGAAGAATAGCATTGGCAGAGATATTCCAGAAAATATTATTAAAGATAGGATGCTATATCAAGGTGAATTTTCCATGGACTCAAGTATAGTAAAGACTGGACCTAAGGTTAAGCCAGTTAAACCTTGTGAAAGCAAGCTTTTAAACAATATCGAAGAGGCTATTTTAAAATGTGGATTAAAGGATGGAATGACTATTTCTTTTCATCATCACTTTAGAGAAGGGGACTATGTTTTAAATATGGTAGTAGATACTATTGCTAAACTTGGAATAAAAAATTTAACATTAGCTTCTAGTTCTCTTAGTAGTGTACACAGGTCTTTAGTTAAACATATTAAAAATGGAGTAATATCAAGGATTTCCACTAGTGGTTTAAGAGGAGAATTAGCAGAAGAAATTTCAAAGGGATTAATGAATGAACCAGTGATTATTAGATCACATGGTGGAAGAGCAAGGGCAATAGAAGATGGTGAGATTAAGATTGATGTAGCATTTCTAGGTGCACCTTCCTCTGATGAATATGGCAATGCAAGTGGATCAAGAGGCATTGCCAATTGTGGTTCAGTAGGTTATGCAAAGATGGATGCGATATATGCAGACAAGGTAGTTATCATTACAGATTTTCTAGTTTGTTTTCCTAATATGCCTGCAAGTATTCTACAAACTAATGTTGATTATGTAGTCAAAATAGATAAAATAGGGGACCCTGCTGGAATAGCGTCTTGTGCCACAAGATATACTAAAAACCCAAAGGAACTATTGATTGCAGAATATGCAAGTAAGGTAATAACAGAATCTGAATACTTTAAAGAGGGATTCTCATTTCAAACTGGGACTGGAGGCTCTGCACTTGCTGTAAGTAGATTTTTAAGAGATAAGATGATAGAAAAAGGAATTAAGTCAAGTTTTGCATTAGGTGGAATAACTAAGCCGATTGTTGAGATGCATGAAGAAGGTTTAATAAAACATATTTTTGATGTACAAGGTTTTGATTTGAGTGCAGTCCAGTCAATAGATAAAAATCCAATGCATCATGAGATAGATGCATCCTTTTATGCAAATCCTCATAATAAGGGGTGTATAGCCAATAAATTAGATGTAGTAGTTTTATCAGCATTAGAAATAGATACCGATTTTAATGTAAATGTAATGACTGGCTCAGATGGGATTTTAAGAGGAGCATCAGGTGGACATTCTGATACAGCAGCTTGTGCAAAATTGACTGTTATTGTTTCCCCACTAATCCGTGGTAGAATACCTTGTGTGGTTGATTCAGTTAATACAGTTATTACTCCAGGTGAAAGTATAGATGTTTTAATTACTGAAATAGGTATTGCAATAAATCCAAGAAGAGTAGATTTAATAGAAAAGTTTAAATGTATAAATGTTCCAATATATACAATTGAAGAATTAAAGAAAAAAGTTGAATGTATTGTAGGTGTTCCTGAAAAAATTCAATATGATGATGAAGTTGTAGCAATCGTTGAATATAGGGATGGAAAAGTTATTGATGTTGTAAGGAAAATAAAAGAATAA
- the citE gene encoding citrate (pro-3S)-lyase subunit beta, which yields MERLRRTMLFVPGNNPGMLKDAGLYGADSLMFDLEDAVAISEKDSARFLVYNAIKTLDYGDTEIVVRINALDNPFGKEDIEAVVRAGVDVIRLPKTEIKEDIMAVEAIIEEVERKIGREIGSTKMMAAVESAIGVINAYSIAISSKRLIGIALGAEDYVTNLKTKRYADSMELMGARSQIVIAARAAGIYALDTVYSNIDDEEGFKREVEFIKQLGFDGKSVINPKQIKPVHEIYSPTEQEIRKSSDIFRAAKAAEKQGLGVISLNGKMIDKPIIERAERLLQLANAVGLYKEDIEDEE from the coding sequence ATGGAACGTTTAAGAAGAACTATGTTGTTTGTTCCTGGAAATAACCCTGGGATGCTAAAAGATGCAGGTCTTTATGGAGCGGACTCCTTAATGTTTGACCTTGAGGATGCAGTTGCAATTTCTGAAAAAGACTCAGCCAGGTTTTTAGTTTACAATGCTATAAAGACACTGGATTATGGTGATACAGAAATAGTTGTTAGAATTAATGCACTTGATAATCCATTTGGAAAAGAGGATATTGAAGCAGTTGTCAGAGCAGGTGTAGATGTAATTAGATTACCAAAAACAGAGATAAAAGAAGATATAATGGCTGTGGAAGCGATTATTGAAGAGGTAGAAAGAAAAATTGGAAGAGAAATAGGGAGCACTAAAATGATGGCAGCTGTTGAAAGTGCTATTGGAGTAATAAATGCGTATTCTATTGCAATATCAAGCAAAAGGCTTATTGGAATTGCACTGGGTGCAGAAGATTACGTAACAAACCTTAAAACAAAAAGGTATGCTGATAGTATGGAACTAATGGGGGCGAGAAGTCAGATCGTTATTGCAGCAAGAGCAGCTGGAATTTATGCACTGGACACTGTTTATTCAAATATTGATGATGAAGAAGGTTTTAAAAGAGAAGTCGAATTCATAAAACAGCTTGGTTTTGACGGCAAGTCTGTTATTAATCCAAAACAAATTAAGCCAGTTCATGAAATTTATTCACCAACAGAACAGGAAATAAGAAAATCAAGTGACATTTTTAGAGCTGCAAAGGCTGCAGAAAAACAAGGGCTTGGGGTTATATCCTTAAATGGAAAGATGATAGATAAACCTATTATAGAGAGAGCAGAGAGGTTATTACAACTAGCCAATGCTGTAGGTTTGTATAAGGAGGACATAGAAGATGAAGAATAG
- the citD gene encoding citrate lyase acyl carrier protein — MKIIKNAKSGTLESSDIQIMLVSNENAGIEIELKSNVQKQFGNQIKKVIKETLEEMGIDDIRVVATDKGALDCTIKARVECAVYRACGIKKEYDWEVIDQWNV; from the coding sequence ATGAAAATTATTAAGAATGCAAAATCTGGAACGTTGGAATCATCCGACATTCAAATAATGCTTGTATCAAATGAAAATGCGGGTATAGAAATTGAACTTAAAAGCAATGTACAAAAGCAATTTGGAAATCAGATTAAAAAGGTTATCAAAGAAACTTTGGAAGAAATGGGAATAGACGATATCAGAGTAGTTGCTACAGATAAAGGAGCATTAGATTGCACAATCAAGGCAAGAGTAGAGTGTGCAGTTTATAGGGCTTGTGGGATTAAAAAGGAGTATGATTGGGAGGTAATAGATCAATGGAACGTTTAA
- a CDS encoding NADP-dependent isocitrate dehydrogenase, whose product MNKKIEMTVPLVEMDGDEMTRILWKMIKDILLLPYVNLKTEYYDLGMKSRDNTDDKVTFDSAEAIKKYGVGVKCATITPNAARVVEYELKKMWKSPNGTIRAMLDGTVFRAPIIVNTIQPYVKTWKKPITIARHAYGDIYKNLEYKAEEHGKAELVFTNNAGKEIFRDTIHEFEGTGVVMTMHNIDKSIESFAKSCFAYALDKKIDLWFSSKDTISKIYDADFREIFQKIFEESYADRFKEAGIIYFYTLIDDVVARIVKNEGGMLWACKNYDGDVMSDLVASAFGSLAMMTSVLVSPNGYFEYEASHGTVQKHYYKYLKGEKTSTNPMATIFAWTGALRKRGEIDGNLELVSFSNKLETACTDIIDQGIITKDLEQLSEATNKNIVNSEEWLNLAAKQLEVLLTQN is encoded by the coding sequence ATGAATAAAAAGATTGAAATGACAGTTCCACTAGTAGAGATGGATGGAGATGAAATGACCCGTATCCTTTGGAAAATGATTAAGGATATACTTCTTTTGCCATATGTAAACCTTAAAACTGAGTACTATGACCTTGGGATGAAATCAAGAGATAACACAGATGACAAGGTTACATTTGATTCTGCTGAAGCAATTAAAAAGTATGGTGTTGGTGTAAAATGTGCAACAATTACGCCTAATGCGGCCAGGGTAGTGGAATATGAGCTAAAGAAGATGTGGAAAAGCCCTAATGGGACAATAAGAGCTATGCTTGATGGTACAGTTTTCCGTGCACCAATTATAGTAAACACAATTCAGCCATATGTGAAGACATGGAAAAAGCCAATCACAATCGCAAGACATGCATATGGAGATATTTATAAGAATCTTGAATATAAAGCGGAGGAACATGGAAAGGCAGAGCTTGTATTTACTAACAATGCAGGTAAGGAAATTTTCAGAGATACTATTCATGAGTTTGAAGGCACAGGCGTAGTAATGACAATGCATAACATTGATAAATCTATTGAAAGCTTTGCTAAGTCATGTTTTGCCTATGCATTGGACAAGAAAATTGATCTTTGGTTCTCTTCAAAAGATACAATTTCTAAAATTTACGATGCTGATTTTAGAGAGATATTCCAAAAGATATTTGAGGAATCATATGCTGACAGATTCAAGGAAGCTGGGATAATATATTTCTACACATTAATTGATGATGTAGTTGCTCGTATTGTAAAGAATGAAGGCGGAATGCTTTGGGCATGTAAAAACTATGATGGTGATGTTATGTCTGATCTAGTTGCTTCTGCTTTTGGAAGTCTTGCTATGATGACATCAGTACTTGTTTCTCCAAATGGATATTTTGAATATGAAGCTTCACATGGTACAGTACAGAAGCATTACTACAAGTACCTAAAGGGAGAAAAAACTTCAACAAATCCAATGGCTACAATCTTTGCATGGACTGGAGCACTTAGAAAACGTGGAGAGATTGACGGGAATTTAGAGCTTGTAAGTTTTTCAAACAAACTTGAAACTGCATGTACCGATATAATTGATCAAGGAATTATCACAAAGGATTTAGAACAGCTATCAGAAGCGACTAATAAGAATATTGTTAATTCAGAGGAGTGGTTAAATTTAGCTGCAAAACAACTTGAAGTTTTACTTACGCAGAATTAA
- a CDS encoding aconitate hydratase, whose product MLGTITEKILKEHIVEGIPKAGEEVALKIDHTLTQDATGTMAYLQFEAIGIKRIRTELSVSFVDHNTLQTDFKNADDHRFLQSVSEKYGIHFSRPGNGICHQIFLERFARPGKTLIGSDSHTPTAGGIGSFALGAGGLDVAVSMAGGTFRLKYPKVVGVKLTGKLPEWVSAKDIILEILRRINVNGGVGKVLEYFGPGIKNLSVPDRATITNMGTETGCTTSIFPSDEITKEFLKAQGREDQWVEIVPDENARYDEIMEINLDEVEPMVALPHSPGNVKTVAEMAGIKVDQVAIGSCTNSSLRDLLVVAKAIEGKTVSEKLHMTISAGSRQVVEHLIDSGNMKNLVKAGARMLENTCGPCIGMGSAPCSKGVSVRTFNRNFEGRSGTKDATTYLVSPETAVATAITGVLTDPRTLGKCPQFEMPDKFLINDNMIIQPLSFEKAKEVNVQFGPNIAPLPDFPALPDVLTGEVLIKLEDNITTDHIMPAGAKILPLRSNIPEISKYVFEALDSNFYKKAHEKQGGFIIAGKNYGQGSSREHAALAPKYLGVKAVIVKSFARIHLANLINFGIVPLIFKSPEDYDKIEVGDELSVTIGDLKGEATLKNSTKNIDIAVINTLSGLDAEILKMGGKLSWIKSKIVLD is encoded by the coding sequence ATGTTAGGAACAATTACCGAAAAGATATTGAAGGAACATATTGTAGAAGGTATACCTAAGGCAGGTGAGGAAGTAGCTCTTAAAATTGATCACACATTGACACAGGATGCCACTGGGACAATGGCTTACTTACAATTTGAAGCTATTGGTATAAAACGTATCAGAACTGAGCTGAGTGTGAGTTTTGTGGATCACAATACGTTGCAGACGGACTTTAAAAATGCTGATGATCACCGATTTTTACAATCGGTTTCAGAAAAATATGGAATTCATTTTTCAAGGCCTGGAAACGGTATTTGCCATCAGATTTTTTTGGAGAGATTTGCGCGTCCTGGAAAAACATTAATTGGCTCTGATAGTCATACACCAACTGCAGGTGGAATTGGTTCATTTGCACTTGGTGCAGGAGGTCTTGATGTGGCTGTTTCAATGGCGGGTGGAACTTTCAGGTTAAAATATCCTAAGGTTGTTGGTGTTAAGCTGACTGGAAAGCTTCCTGAATGGGTTTCTGCGAAGGATATCATTCTTGAGATATTACGTCGCATAAACGTTAATGGAGGAGTAGGAAAGGTACTGGAATATTTCGGTCCTGGTATTAAAAATTTAAGTGTTCCTGATCGTGCTACTATTACAAATATGGGAACAGAAACTGGATGTACTACAAGTATTTTCCCAAGTGATGAAATCACAAAGGAATTTTTAAAAGCGCAGGGAAGAGAAGATCAATGGGTGGAAATTGTACCTGATGAGAATGCTCGGTATGATGAAATTATGGAAATTAACCTGGATGAAGTGGAACCCATGGTAGCGCTTCCTCACAGCCCAGGCAATGTTAAGACAGTAGCTGAAATGGCTGGAATAAAAGTTGATCAGGTAGCTATAGGTTCATGTACAAATTCATCTTTAAGAGACCTTTTGGTTGTAGCAAAAGCTATAGAGGGAAAAACAGTTTCAGAGAAGTTGCATATGACTATAAGTGCTGGTTCAAGGCAGGTTGTTGAGCATCTGATTGACAGTGGAAATATGAAGAACCTTGTTAAAGCAGGTGCCAGAATGCTTGAAAACACTTGTGGACCATGCATTGGAATGGGGAGTGCTCCTTGCTCTAAGGGTGTTTCTGTAAGAACCTTTAATAGAAACTTTGAAGGAAGAAGTGGTACAAAAGATGCCACAACTTATTTGGTAAGTCCTGAAACAGCGGTTGCAACTGCAATTACAGGCGTTTTAACTGATCCAAGAACCCTTGGAAAATGTCCGCAATTTGAAATGCCAGATAAATTTTTAATTAATGATAATATGATTATCCAGCCGTTGTCTTTTGAAAAGGCCAAGGAAGTTAATGTTCAGTTTGGTCCCAATATTGCACCTTTACCGGATTTTCCAGCACTTCCAGATGTACTTACTGGAGAAGTCCTTATTAAACTTGAAGATAATATTACTACTGATCATATAATGCCTGCAGGCGCCAAAATACTGCCGCTACGAAGTAATATACCTGAAATATCAAAATATGTGTTTGAAGCACTTGATAGTAATTTCTATAAAAAAGCACATGAAAAGCAGGGAGGATTTATTATTGCTGGCAAAAATTATGGACAAGGCTCAAGTCGTGAACATGCGGCACTTGCACCAAAATATCTAGGGGTTAAAGCAGTTATTGTAAAATCATTTGCACGTATTCACCTTGCTAACCTTATTAATTTTGGAATCGTACCACTTATATTTAAAAGTCCAGAGGATTATGACAAGATTGAAGTGGGTGATGAACTTTCAGTTACTATTGGCGATTTGAAGGGTGAGGCTACATTAAAGAATTCAACAAAGAATATAGACATTGCAGTTATTAATACACTTTCAGGATTAGATGCAGAAATCTTGAAGATGGGTGGGAAATTATCTTGGATTAAGAGCAAAATTGTCTTGGATTAA